The following are encoded together in the Bradymonas sediminis genome:
- a CDS encoding adenylate/guanylate cyclase domain-containing protein, translating into MSATRPTIRFSLRLKLLLFGGFLAIVPAIAVGFGLMEVNASTLETQNREMRLSIADDIAATIESSLADAHTALLSIQQILTNPDIAEGNRIEIAVALVEANPLVETVAIYSQGGDYITQINKGDEGFAAEAIDAAIAKKAGNETLVVDSLRFESDGRSSVEMTIALRPEAGKITGFLRARISLAQAQKRTDWIGDHQLSVRSRVDVLDTDRRVILSSEEEEIGQVMPAEGVLASIATMIDKGVAQSGEHPQRPVLESARPLGSLPWLARVEVPIDEAYASLIRMRWIVGIGTGVAALLAFLMALIFASRITRPLKAVVAFTQRLGARAFDERVEVSTNDEIGLVARTLNAAAVELKAGEEKVAREIEIRADLGRYLPEDLVENVVRREQPMSLGGTRQPITVLFADVVRFTPLCENHSPEVVVTVLNELFTIITTIIFEHGGTVDKFIGDCVMAFWGAPREDADQALHALEAAEQISRLIEFANRRWMREFGIEIKLAMGLHSGEAIVGNVGSATRMEYTAIGKAVNRAARLEALAHENQVLVSSQLAAAVGERFEFRRASTELLSVGGEEVILYEVMF; encoded by the coding sequence ATGAGCGCAACGCGCCCAACGATTCGCTTTTCACTGCGTCTTAAACTCCTGTTATTTGGCGGCTTTTTGGCCATCGTCCCGGCGATCGCGGTCGGCTTTGGCCTGATGGAGGTCAACGCCTCGACGCTGGAGACCCAGAACCGCGAGATGCGCCTGTCGATCGCCGACGATATCGCGGCGACCATCGAGTCATCGCTGGCCGACGCGCATACCGCGCTGCTCAGCATTCAGCAGATCTTGACCAACCCCGACATCGCCGAGGGCAACCGCATCGAGATCGCGGTGGCGCTCGTGGAGGCCAACCCGCTGGTGGAGACCGTCGCGATTTATTCGCAGGGCGGTGATTATATCACCCAGATCAACAAGGGTGATGAGGGCTTTGCCGCCGAGGCCATCGACGCCGCGATCGCTAAAAAGGCCGGCAATGAGACGCTGGTCGTCGATAGCTTGCGCTTCGAATCCGACGGGCGCTCCAGCGTGGAGATGACCATCGCGCTGCGCCCGGAGGCCGGCAAGATTACCGGTTTTTTGCGCGCCCGTATCTCGCTGGCCCAGGCGCAAAAGCGCACCGATTGGATCGGCGACCACCAGCTCTCGGTGCGCTCGCGCGTGGACGTGCTGGACACCGATCGCCGGGTGATTCTCTCCAGTGAAGAAGAGGAGATCGGCCAGGTGATGCCGGCCGAAGGCGTGCTGGCGTCGATCGCCACGATGATCGACAAGGGCGTGGCTCAGTCCGGCGAGCACCCGCAGCGCCCGGTCCTCGAGTCGGCGCGCCCGCTGGGCTCGCTGCCCTGGTTGGCGCGCGTCGAGGTGCCCATCGACGAGGCCTATGCCTCGCTGATTCGGATGCGCTGGATCGTGGGCATTGGCACCGGCGTGGCGGCGCTCCTGGCGTTTTTGATGGCGCTTATCTTCGCGTCGCGCATCACCCGCCCGCTCAAAGCGGTCGTCGCGTTCACCCAGCGACTCGGCGCGCGCGCCTTCGATGAGCGGGTTGAGGTCAGCACCAACGATGAGATTGGACTGGTCGCCCGGACGCTCAACGCCGCGGCGGTCGAGCTCAAGGCGGGCGAGGAGAAGGTCGCTCGAGAGATCGAAATTCGCGCGGACCTCGGGCGCTATCTGCCCGAAGACCTGGTCGAGAACGTCGTGCGCCGCGAGCAACCGATGAGCCTGGGCGGCACGCGCCAACCGATCACGGTGCTCTTCGCCGACGTCGTGCGCTTCACGCCGCTGTGCGAGAACCACTCGCCGGAGGTCGTGGTGACGGTGCTCAACGAGCTCTTTACGATCATCACCACCATCATCTTCGAGCATGGCGGTACGGTCGATAAATTCATCGGCGACTGCGTCATGGCGTTTTGGGGCGCGCCGCGCGAGGACGCCGACCAGGCGCTGCACGCTCTGGAGGCCGCCGAGCAGATCTCGCGGCTCATCGAATTTGCCAACCGCCGCTGGATGCGCGAGTTCGGCATCGAGATCAAATTGGCCATGGGCCTGCACAGCGGCGAGGCCATCGTGGGCAACGTCGGCTCGGCGACGCGCATGGAATATACCGCGATCGGCAAGGCCGTGAACCGCGCCGCGCGCCTGGAGGCCCTGGCTCATGAGAATCAGGTCCTGGTCAGCTCGCAGCTGGCGGCCGCGGTCGGAGAGCGCTTCGAATTTCGTCGGGCTTCCACCGAATTACTCAGCGTCGGCGGAGAAGAAGTCATTCTCTATGAGGTGATGTTTTGA
- a CDS encoding serine/threonine-protein kinase, with protein sequence MSKPLLQPGELLDGKYEIVGQIGEGGMGVVFEAHHKGLDRRVAVKVLRSADLGEDSEFRVRFTREARVMSRLDHPNAVTVYDHGEHNGALYIAMEFLEGHPLDDELGDGALEMRRALIIAEQICDVLTVTHEMGLVHRDIKPENIFITETEEGPLATLVDFGLAFIASDEDLSRMTRDGTLAGTPLYLSPEQASASRSLGPPSDIYSMGCVLYELLCGEPVVEGDTVLALLNAHVFVPAQSIRVKAPDSAVPATLDNFVLSMLSKSPDARPSAFEAATFLRKMLASESMRGRGRPMRLLQPRAQRAVTAAAGEAAIAGADTLVGAATGVAKQATRVLGVIGSISDELRVAAHMSGWEPREWVAGQPYHVVLALAPEAVTREIAQKYTTMSVADPNSIEGAVRLLKLGVQDLAVRGEIDEMMRKADRLDNSRRRRGLK encoded by the coding sequence TTGAGCAAGCCATTATTACAACCCGGCGAGTTGCTCGACGGCAAATATGAGATCGTCGGTCAGATCGGCGAAGGCGGCATGGGCGTGGTCTTTGAGGCCCACCATAAGGGGCTGGACCGGCGGGTCGCGGTCAAGGTGCTGCGCTCGGCCGATCTCGGCGAGGACTCCGAGTTCCGGGTGCGCTTTACCCGCGAAGCCCGCGTCATGTCGCGGCTCGACCACCCCAACGCGGTGACGGTCTATGACCACGGCGAGCACAACGGCGCGCTCTATATCGCGATGGAGTTTTTGGAGGGGCACCCGCTCGACGATGAGCTTGGCGACGGCGCGCTGGAGATGCGCCGCGCCCTCATCATCGCCGAGCAAATATGCGATGTGCTCACGGTGACCCATGAGATGGGGCTGGTGCATCGGGATATCAAGCCCGAGAACATCTTTATCACCGAGACCGAAGAGGGCCCGCTGGCGACGCTGGTCGACTTCGGCCTGGCGTTTATCGCCTCGGACGAAGACCTGAGTCGCATGACCCGGGACGGAACCCTGGCAGGCACCCCGCTGTATCTGTCGCCGGAGCAGGCGAGCGCGTCGCGCAGCCTCGGCCCGCCCAGTGATATCTATTCGATGGGCTGCGTGCTCTACGAGTTATTATGCGGCGAGCCGGTGGTGGAGGGCGATACGGTGTTGGCGCTGCTCAACGCGCATGTCTTCGTGCCGGCGCAGAGCATTCGGGTGAAGGCGCCCGACTCGGCGGTGCCGGCGACCCTCGATAATTTTGTGTTATCGATGCTATCGAAGTCGCCCGACGCGCGCCCCAGCGCGTTTGAGGCCGCGACCTTTTTGCGCAAGATGCTCGCCAGTGAGTCGATGCGCGGGCGCGGGCGCCCGATGCGCTTGTTGCAACCACGCGCCCAACGCGCGGTGACCGCGGCCGCCGGCGAGGCCGCCATCGCGGGCGCGGACACCCTGGTCGGTGCCGCCACCGGAGTGGCCAAGCAGGCCACCCGCGTGCTCGGTGTGATCGGCTCGATCTCCGATGAGCTGCGCGTGGCCGCGCATATGAGCGGTTGGGAGCCCAGAGAATGGGTCGCCGGCCAGCCCTATCATGTGGTCCTGGCGCTCGCCCCCGAGGCGGTCACCCGTGAGATTGCTCAGAAATATACAACGATGAGCGTGGCCGACCCGAACTCGATTGAGGGGGCGGTGCGCCTGTTGAAGCTTGGCGTGCAGGATTTAGCGGTACGCGGCGAAATTGATGAAATGATGCGCAAGGCGGATCGCCTTGATAATTCGCGACGAAGACGAGGATTAAAATGA
- a CDS encoding OmpA family protein: protein MATLLVGAPATALAQAPAPASETFEPQAVEATAIWSTATSDIAPHLSPNLSVVGHYARNPVQLQDRDSGEVAARLLKDQLKLDVGLGLGLFERVELGFVLPIVLYQNGEEFAGFETPNTVDLADARASVRAQIYQADGFGLAAQVTGYLPTSDQAYYQSGPDPAALAAVIVDYQGGGAYPWRIAGNIGWAFEAERRSAELATDDRLDFRGAAQVQVIRDVLELRASAFGRWEALAEAERSVSAGYLGGALVHWGDTGLSSSFGLGGAIAGGYGQPNFRALASLSYAPQPEFIEAPVSEPLVTQRCSDETAAEGCVDSFAQDGAADGPGSADAKTDIVLDGGGAVDEALIDSDGDGIPDVLDACPDDPETFNGVDDEDGCPDEDESSVRLVGDRIEILERVHFDTARATIKAQSHSVLNQVAAVVKSNPDIVMLRILGHTDSRGDEDKNLELSQQRAVSVKEYLIKRGIEARRLSARGYGESHPIADNETEQGRSDNRRVEFHIIERGDSEDKVDK from the coding sequence GTGGCGACCCTTTTGGTTGGGGCGCCGGCGACGGCCTTGGCCCAGGCGCCAGCGCCGGCCTCGGAGACCTTCGAGCCACAGGCGGTCGAGGCGACCGCGATTTGGTCGACCGCGACCAGCGATATCGCGCCTCATTTGAGCCCGAACCTCAGCGTCGTCGGGCATTATGCGCGCAATCCGGTACAGCTTCAGGACCGCGACAGCGGTGAGGTAGCCGCGCGGCTTCTTAAAGATCAACTTAAATTGGACGTCGGCCTCGGGCTCGGTCTTTTCGAACGCGTCGAGTTGGGCTTTGTCTTGCCGATCGTGCTCTATCAAAACGGCGAGGAGTTCGCGGGCTTTGAGACGCCCAATACGGTGGACCTGGCGGACGCGCGTGCGTCGGTGCGCGCTCAGATCTATCAGGCCGACGGGTTTGGACTCGCCGCCCAGGTGACCGGTTATCTGCCGACCTCGGACCAGGCGTATTATCAATCTGGGCCGGACCCGGCCGCGCTGGCCGCGGTGATCGTGGATTATCAGGGCGGCGGGGCGTACCCGTGGCGAATCGCCGGCAATATCGGTTGGGCGTTTGAGGCCGAGCGCCGAAGCGCCGAGCTTGCGACCGATGACCGGTTGGATTTCCGGGGCGCCGCTCAGGTCCAGGTGATTCGGGATGTGCTGGAGCTGCGGGCGAGCGCCTTCGGCCGCTGGGAGGCCCTGGCCGAGGCCGAGAGGTCGGTGAGCGCCGGATATCTTGGCGGCGCCCTGGTTCATTGGGGCGACACGGGTTTGAGCAGTAGCTTTGGCTTGGGCGGGGCGATTGCCGGGGGCTACGGCCAGCCGAATTTCCGGGCGCTGGCGTCCTTAAGCTATGCGCCGCAGCCCGAGTTTATTGAGGCCCCGGTGTCCGAGCCGCTTGTCACGCAGCGATGCTCTGATGAGACCGCCGCCGAGGGTTGCGTCGACTCCTTCGCCCAGGACGGCGCGGCCGATGGCCCGGGTTCCGCCGACGCGAAGACCGACATCGTGCTCGATGGCGGTGGTGCGGTCGACGAGGCGCTGATTGACTCGGACGGCGACGGGATTCCGGACGTGCTCGACGCCTGCCCCGACGACCCTGAGACCTTTAACGGCGTCGATGATGAGGACGGCTGCCCCGATGAGGACGAGAGTTCGGTGCGCCTGGTCGGAGACCGCATTGAGATTCTGGAGCGGGTGCATTTCGACACCGCGCGCGCGACGATTAAAGCCCAGAGTCACTCGGTGCTCAATCAGGTCGCGGCCGTGGTGAAGTCGAACCCCGACATCGTGATGCTGCGCATTCTGGGGCATACCGACTCCCGCGGCGACGAAGATAAGAACCTCGAGTTGTCTCAGCAGCGCGCGGTCTCAGTGAAAGAATATCTTATCAAGCGCGGCATCGAAGCGCGTCGCTTGTCGGCGCGTGGCTACGGCGAGTCGCACCCCATCGCCGACAACGAGACCGAGCAGGGACGCAGCGATAACCGCCGCGTCGAGTTCCACATCATCGAGCGCGGCGACAGCGAAGATAAGGTGGATAAATGA
- a CDS encoding response regulator transcription factor — MNKLIWIVDDDLVQRQIIREILTQEGFETREFDGPNGVVEALSNPPALILLDVRMPHKKGTQLCGEIRGNSDVPIIFVSSANDPVDRVVGLELGADDYINKPFHPKELAARVHALLRRTSVESQSSAAPREGVIKVGTLSLDPVEMTVDFAGEELSLTKTEFRLLQTFMEQPGKVFTRQELMKGAYDGTRVSRKTIDSHIRRLRSNFADYDIDPLRTVRGVGYALIIEALEEGAEVSE, encoded by the coding sequence ATGAATAAATTAATTTGGATTGTGGATGACGACCTGGTTCAACGACAGATTATCCGCGAAATTCTGACCCAGGAAGGGTTTGAGACCCGCGAATTCGACGGCCCCAATGGCGTCGTCGAAGCCCTCTCGAATCCCCCGGCGCTTATCCTTTTGGATGTGCGCATGCCACATAAAAAAGGCACCCAGCTCTGCGGCGAAATCCGCGGCAACTCTGACGTGCCGATTATCTTCGTCTCCTCGGCCAACGACCCGGTTGATCGCGTGGTGGGCCTTGAGCTTGGCGCCGATGATTATATTAATAAGCCCTTTCACCCCAAGGAGTTAGCTGCGCGCGTACACGCGCTCCTTCGGCGCACGTCGGTCGAGAGCCAAAGCAGCGCGGCCCCCCGCGAAGGTGTGATTAAGGTGGGCACCCTGAGCTTGGACCCGGTCGAGATGACCGTCGACTTCGCGGGCGAAGAGCTCTCGCTGACCAAGACCGAATTCCGCCTGCTCCAGACCTTTATGGAGCAGCCCGGCAAGGTTTTTACGCGCCAAGAACTCATGAAGGGTGCCTATGACGGCACCCGTGTGAGTCGAAAGACAATCGACAGCCATATTCGCCGGCTGCGCTCAAACTTCGCCGATTATGATATCGACCCGCTGCGCACCGTGCGGGGCGTCGGCTACGCCCTGATCATTGAGGCATTGGAAGAAGGCGCCGAGGTGAGCGAATAA
- a CDS encoding DsbA family oxidoreductase, with translation MKVEIWSDVVCPWCYIGKRRFESALEKFDEDIDVIYRSFELSPDAPRRVPGSMEDMLAAKYGMSAERAKQMLAQVTQAAAAEGLDFDFSSAKTGNTFDAHRVLHFALAEGVQNDVKERLMRAYFVEGRAVAERDELLKIAGEAGLDTAKLAEVLDSDTYAEDVRADIERARRIGVKGVPFILIDGEVGISGAQPPETFLEALKGVQLRREQMRADACNEGMCVSPDE, from the coding sequence ATGAAAGTTGAGATCTGGTCCGACGTGGTATGCCCGTGGTGTTATATCGGAAAACGCCGGTTCGAGAGCGCGCTAGAGAAGTTTGATGAAGATATTGACGTCATCTATCGCAGCTTCGAATTGTCGCCCGACGCCCCGCGCCGAGTGCCCGGGTCGATGGAAGATATGTTGGCCGCGAAATATGGGATGAGCGCGGAGCGTGCAAAACAGATGCTCGCTCAGGTTACCCAGGCTGCGGCTGCCGAAGGATTGGATTTCGACTTCTCGAGCGCCAAGACCGGCAACACCTTTGACGCCCATCGCGTCCTGCATTTCGCGCTGGCCGAGGGCGTCCAGAATGACGTGAAAGAACGCCTGATGCGGGCGTATTTTGTGGAAGGGCGCGCGGTCGCCGAGCGCGACGAGTTGCTCAAAATCGCGGGTGAGGCCGGGTTGGACACCGCCAAGCTGGCCGAAGTGCTCGACAGTGACACCTACGCCGAAGACGTGCGCGCCGATATTGAGCGCGCCCGACGCATCGGGGTCAAGGGCGTGCCATTTATCTTGATCGACGGCGAGGTTGGCATCTCGGGCGCTCAGCCGCCGGAGACTTTCTTGGAGGCGCTCAAGGGCGTTCAGTTGCGCCGCGAGCAAATGCGCGCGGACGCGTGTAACGAGGGGATGTGCGTGTCGCCCGACGAGTGA